In Anomaloglossus baeobatrachus isolate aAnoBae1 chromosome 5 unlocalized genomic scaffold, aAnoBae1.hap1 SUPER_5_unloc_27, whole genome shotgun sequence, one genomic interval encodes:
- the LOC142259116 gene encoding gastrula zinc finger protein XlCGF66.1-like has translation MDRTGEVRTLEMSGVRFITVSLHNQDYTVVKKTSSERCQAPVSEGWGRPLSPITGPPPHPPIHEDINDQKILELTYKMIELLTGEVPIRCQDVTVYFSMEEWEYLEGHRELYKDVMMEVPQPLTSPGLSSKRTTPERCPRPLLPQDCKQEDPDVPQDVFPPALSTDDCIGSSDGNLISSEFIIDDESITHDTYEEHAGIPDILPVLPQMIELSDLFKQVQNSNGAQNFKQNKSYRRDVEQETASTREKPFLCSNCGKCFTRKSHLVNHQRSHTGEKPFSCSECGKCFIQKSDLVRHQRSHTGEKMFSCSECGKCFTRKPGLVYHQKNHTK, from the exons atggacagaactggagaggtgaggactctggaaatgtctggagtgagatttattactgtgtctctccataaccaggattacacagtagtgaagaagacctctagtgagcgctgtcaggcccctgtgtctgagggatggggaagacccctgagtccaatcacggggcctccacctcaccccccgatacatgaggacatcaatgaccagaagatcctagaactcacctacaagatgattgagctgctgactggagag gttcctataaggtgtcaggacgtcaccgtctatttctccatggaggagtgggagtatttagaaggacacagagaactgtacaaggacgtcatgatggaggttccccagcccctcacatcaccag gtctatccagtaagaggacaacaccagagagatgtccccgtcctcttctcccacaggactgtaaacaagaagatcccgatgttcctcaggatgtgtttcctccagctctatcca cagatgactgtattgggagttcagatggaaatctaatatcttcagaatttataatagATGATGAAAGTattacacatgatacatatgaagagcatgctggtaTCCCAGATATACTTCCAGTCCTTcctcagatgatagagctttctgatcttttcaaacaagtccaaaattccaatgGAGCACAGAattttaagcaaaataaaagttacagaagggatgtggaacaagAAACGGcttctacaagggagaaaccatttttatgttcaaattgtgggaaatgttttaccaggaaatcacatcttgttaaccatcaaagatctcatacaggggagaagccattttcatgttccgaatgtgggaaatgttttattcagaaatcagatcttgttaggcatcaaagatctcacacaggggagaagatgttttcatgctcagaatgtggtaaatgttttactaggaaaccaggtcttgtttaccatcaaaaaaatcacacaaaataa